GCCATCAGTGGCGTGAACGCCAATTTCATGAAGCCCAGCATCCGCGCGGCAGGGCTCGATCCGGACAATCTCCAGGGCCACGCCAAGCTCGACATGTCCAACGAGGCGAAGGCGTGGAAGACCGTATGGTCAGCCGGGCAGGGGGTGGGCGGCATCGCAGACTTGCCCGGCGCGGCGGAGCTGTGCGCGCGGCTGGGCGATGAATATCGCGCGGCGCTCAAGGCCCTGTCCTCGGATGCGTTCGCCGGGGTCTGACCGGCAAGGGGCTTATCAGTACAGCGTCGCCCTCCGGCTCGACCGGAGGGATCATGCGTGCGGCGGGCCGCGCGGCGGAAATGCGGGCTCGGTTCGAGCCGGGCGCACGGCGGAGCTGGCGATGGACCGGCACCCGCCGCGGCGCTACGGTCCGGCTCCCGCTTGCTGCCCCGATGCCCGCCTTATGCCCGTTTCCGGAACCCATTTCATCGATCCGCCCCACGCCGCGCCGCCCCTCGGGCGTGTGACGAGCCTCGACGGCCTGCGCGGCTTCGCATCCTGCACGGTCGCGATCTTCCATTTCTTCTACGCCTTCGTGCCCGGCCCCTTCCGGTCCTGGGGGCGCGAGGGGTTTTCGGTGTCCGACACGCCGCTGGCGGTGCTGTGGAACGGGCATTTCTCGGTCGCCGTCTTCTTCGCCTTGAGCGGCTTCGTGCTGGCCGCCTCGGCGCCGCGCACGCTGAAGGAAGCGCCGCTGCTGATCGGCCTCAGGTATTTCCGCCTCGCCTTGCCCGCGCTGGCCGGCTCGCTCATCGCCTGGTTCTGGATCGCCGGCTTTCCCGATGCCGGGAAGGCGGCGCAGGCGCTCTCCGGCAGCTCCTGGTTCCGCTGGACCCACCAGCCGCCCATCCCGCCTTTATGGCAGGCGGTGTGGGAAGGTGCGGTGCAGGTGTTCGTGGCAACGGGCAGGCCGCTGTTCGACAATCCGTTGTGGACCATGCGCATCGAGCTTATGGGCTCGATCCTCATCTATGGCGGCTATGCCCTCGTGCGTGGACGGGCGCGGGTTCCGGCGCTGGTCGCGGGGCTGGTCGCCTTGGGGGTGGCCGGCAACTTTTCCCTCGCCGCCTTCTGCGGCGGGGCGCTGGTGTTCGAGTTGCGCGGCTGGCTGAGGCCCATTCCGGTGGCGGGCACGCTGCTCGCGCTCCTCGGCCTCGTGCTGGGCGCGACCTATCCCGGCCATGCGGCCGGGCCGGGACTTGCCGATGCCGTGCTCTCCCGCCTCGGCGGCGACGGATGGCGGGAGGCGGGGGCGCTCCTCGTCATCATCGCCTTCCTCACCACGCCCTGGCTGCGCGACCTGTTCGAGCGGCCGGCGCTGCAGCATCTGGGCGCGCTCTCCTTCCCGCTCTATCTGGTGCATGTGCCGCTGATCGTCGGGCCGGCGGCCTGGGCCTTCGTACACTTCGCGCCGATGGGCGTGGGAGGGCTCGCGCTCCTGTTCGCGCTGACCGCGCTGGCGACGTTCGCGCTCGCCAGCCTGTTCCTCGTCGCCGTGGAGCGTCCGGTGCTGGATGGCCTGCACGCCGTGCGCAAATGGGGGCGGGCGCGGCTGGCCGCTGCGTAAACGTTGCCTCCGCTCAGGCGCCGCGCGGGCTTGTCCGTTGCCTCCGCTCAAGCGCCGCGCGGGCTTAGAGGGCCACTGCTATCGCCGGCATGGCGATCACCTCTTCATCCTCCGACCCGTAGTCGCGCCACATGAGGAGCGCGAAGGGGCACGGCGCATCGAGCACCGTCAGCGGCGCATGCCATGTGCCCGGGGCGAGCGTGATGCCCTGTCCCGGCGCGGGCAGGAAGGCTTCCGCCGCCGCAAGGTCCGGCCTGTCCTCGGCGGTGCCCGGCGCCACCACGATCACCCAGCGCGCCGCCGCCATGGGCACGAAGCTCTGGGAGGTGAAGACGTGCCGCTCGATCACCTCCACCACCACCGGCTGGGGCACCGGCGCGGCGAGGATGATGGAGAGGCTGGCCGGCACATGGGGCTTCAGGTTGGCGAGGCCTCTGTCGAACGAGGTGCGCACGCCCACCGCCTCCGGCACCGCGAACACCTCGCCATAGGGCGCGAAGGCCTCGGCCGTCAGCGGACGCGGAACCAGCGCCATCAAGCCCCGCCGCCCGCCACTGCGAGCACCGCATGCAGCAGCACGTTGGCCCCGGCGGCGCAGTCGTCCGGCTTGGCGGACTCCAGCTCGTTGTGGCTCACACCGTCCTTGCACGGCACGAAGATCATGGCCGTGGGCACCATTGTGGCGAGGTGGAAGCTGTCATGCCCCGCCCCCGAGACGATGGGCCGATGCGGCAGGCCTAGCCGGTCGGCGGCGGCGGCGATGGCGCCGGTCATCACGGGATCGAAATGGGTCGGCTCCTTGCGCCAGATGGTGTCGAGCCGGACGTCCACCTTCCGCCGGGCGGCGATCTCCTTCACCTGCACCTGAAGCGCCTTGTCCAGCGCATCGAGGATGCCGGCGTCCGGCGTGCGGAACTCGCCGGAAAAGGCGATCTCGCCGGGGATCACATTGCGCGAGGGCCGCGCGATCACCGCCTCGCCGACGCTGCCCACCGCATTCGGCCCATGGGCCTTGGCGAGCGCCTCGATGGCGAGCACGATCTCGGAGAGGGTCGCCAGCGCATCCTTGCGCAGATGCATGGGCGTGGAGCCCGTATGGCTCTCGAAGCCGGTAATGCGGCCGTCGTACCAGATGATCCCCTGGCCGTGCTCCACCACGCCGATGGGAAGCCCCTCCGCCTCCAGGATCGGCCCCTGCTCGATGTGGACTTCGAGGAAGCCCGAAAGTTTCTGCGCGCCCACCTCTTCCGGTCCGCGATAGCCGATGGCGTCCAGCGCCGCGCCGACGCTTACGCCCTCCGCATCGGTGCGGGCGAGGATGTCCGCGACCGGCAGGTCCGCCACATAGCCCGCAGAGCCCATCATGGCGGGGGCGAAGCGGGAGCCTTCCTCGTTGGTCCAGTTGCAGATGCAGAGCGGCGCGTCGGTCTCGATGCCGGCGTCGTTCAGCGTGCGCACCACCTCCAGCGCCGCCATCACGCCAAGAACGCCGTCGAACTTGCCGCCGGTGGGCTGGGTGTCGAGGTGGGAGCCGATGCCGAGGGGCGGCTTCGTCATGTCCTTGCCCGGCCGCAAGGCGAACATGTTGCCGAGGCCGTCCACGGTCACGGTGCAGCCGGCTGCCTCGCAGGCGGCGCGGAACCAGTCGCGCACCTGCCGGTCTTCCTCGCTCAGGGTCAGGCGGCGCACGCCGCCCTTCTCTGTGCCGCCGAAGCGGGCGGTCTCGATGATGGTGCTCCACAGGCGTTCGGCGTTGATCGTGAGGTTGGAGGCGGGCGCGGACATCAATTCACCGGGACGGGGGTTTCAGCCAGAATGCAGCGCACGTCGCGCCCGGGTCCGAGATGGACGTAAGGCGGCGGCGCGGCGGTGCATCGCGGCTGCGCAGAGGCGCAGCGCGGCGCAAAGGAGCAGGCGACGGGCGCCTTGTCGAGGGAGGGCGGCGTGCCGGGAATGGTCTCCAGCCTCGCCCCGCGCGCCGCGCCGTGGACGGTGGAGGCGAGCAGCCCGCGCGGATAGGGATGGCGCGGCGTGCGGACGATCTCGCCCAGCGTGCCCGTCTCCACGATCTGGCCGGCATACATCACCGCCACCTTGTCGCAGATCTCGATGGCGACGCCGATGTCGTGGGTGACGAAGATCACCGACATGCCCATCTCCCGCTGCAACTCGCGCAGCAAAAGCAGGATCTGGATCTGCACGGTGGCATCGAGCGCGGTGGTGGGCTCGTCCGCCAGCAGGATCTTGGGGCGGCAGGCCAAGGCGAGGGCGATCATGGCGCGCTGGCGCATGCCGCCGCTCATCT
The nucleotide sequence above comes from Xanthobacter flavus. Encoded proteins:
- a CDS encoding acyltransferase family protein codes for the protein MPVSGTHFIDPPHAAPPLGRVTSLDGLRGFASCTVAIFHFFYAFVPGPFRSWGREGFSVSDTPLAVLWNGHFSVAVFFALSGFVLAASAPRTLKEAPLLIGLRYFRLALPALAGSLIAWFWIAGFPDAGKAAQALSGSSWFRWTHQPPIPPLWQAVWEGAVQVFVATGRPLFDNPLWTMRIELMGSILIYGGYALVRGRARVPALVAGLVALGVAGNFSLAAFCGGALVFELRGWLRPIPVAGTLLALLGLVLGATYPGHAAGPGLADAVLSRLGGDGWREAGALLVIIAFLTTPWLRDLFERPALQHLGALSFPLYLVHVPLIVGPAAWAFVHFAPMGVGGLALLFALTALATFALASLFLVAVERPVLDGLHAVRKWGRARLAAA
- a CDS encoding ABC transporter ATP-binding protein is translated as MADAPAPLVDIRDLTIRFTGERTVHAVNGVSLSLGEGEVLGLLGESGSGKSVTMRALMRLLPKRRSVISGSVHVAGQNVLAMDDATLSDFRGRTVSMIFQEPALALDPVYTIGRQISESVMRHEGASQRDATARALEMLELVRIPSAKRRLDAYPHEMSGGMRQRAMIALALACRPKILLADEPTTALDATVQIQILLLLRELQREMGMSVIFVTHDIGVAIEICDKVAVMYAGQIVETGTLGEIVRTPRHPYPRGLLASTVHGAARGARLETIPGTPPSLDKAPVACSFAPRCASAQPRCTAAPPPYVHLGPGRDVRCILAETPVPVN
- a CDS encoding ureidoglycolate lyase; this encodes MALVPRPLTAEAFAPYGEVFAVPEAVGVRTSFDRGLANLKPHVPASLSIILAAPVPQPVVVEVIERHVFTSQSFVPMAAARWVIVVAPGTAEDRPDLAAAEAFLPAPGQGITLAPGTWHAPLTVLDAPCPFALLMWRDYGSEDEEVIAMPAIAVAL
- a CDS encoding Zn-dependent hydrolase, with product MSAPASNLTINAERLWSTIIETARFGGTEKGGVRRLTLSEEDRQVRDWFRAACEAAGCTVTVDGLGNMFALRPGKDMTKPPLGIGSHLDTQPTGGKFDGVLGVMAALEVVRTLNDAGIETDAPLCICNWTNEEGSRFAPAMMGSAGYVADLPVADILARTDAEGVSVGAALDAIGYRGPEEVGAQKLSGFLEVHIEQGPILEAEGLPIGVVEHGQGIIWYDGRITGFESHTGSTPMHLRKDALATLSEIVLAIEALAKAHGPNAVGSVGEAVIARPSRNVIPGEIAFSGEFRTPDAGILDALDKALQVQVKEIAARRKVDVRLDTIWRKEPTHFDPVMTGAIAAAADRLGLPHRPIVSGAGHDSFHLATMVPTAMIFVPCKDGVSHNELESAKPDDCAAGANVLLHAVLAVAGGGA